Proteins encoded by one window of Drosophila melanogaster chromosome X:
- the Cpr12A gene encoding cuticular protein 12A, translated as MATSGSILFAIFLLSATLISAQQIKESAPSARLLDRFDNRYPDGSYEYRFELDDGTARYERGYFVKINDVKTLMVVGYYAYRMTDGRYITVFYNADQFGYRQNQSITPQEYPNLPRSIEVPMVSEASAASAASDGVSSSQFQSQFQSRLDAHGNPSITTTTPRGAGTNRRGRY; from the exons ATGGCCACTTCCGGTTCGATCCTGTTCGCCATCTTCCTGCTGAGCGCCACCCTCATTTCCGCCCAGCAGATCAAAGAGTCGGCGCCCAGTGCGCGATTACTAGATCGATTCGATAACCGATATCCCGACGGCAGCTACGAGTATCGATTCGAGTTGGACGATGGAACCGCTCGCTATGAACGTGGATATTTCGTTAAGATCAACGATGTAAAGACCCTGATGGTTGTGGGCTACTATGCCTATCGGATGACCGACGGGCGTTACATCACCGTCTTCTACAATGCCGATCAGTTTGGCTATCGACAGAATCAGT CGATCACGCCGCAGGAATATCCCAATCTGCCGCGTTCCATCGAGGTGCCCATGGTCAGCGAGGCATCTGCGGCATCCGCGGCATCTGATGGCGTCTCCAGTTCCCAGTTCCAATCTCAGTTTCAATCCCGTCTGGATGCCCATGGTAACCCCTCCATCACGACGACCACGCCCAGGGGGGCGGGGACAAATCGTAGGGGCCGCTACTGA